The DNA sequence TAGAAAACGTGAGTAACCAAATTTGTAACAGCAATTTATGCATACTTTGTTTTTAAATGCTTCtctaaaatcaatttaatgtttattttttaggACAAACTATCCAAAAAGTCGAAAACGGACGAGAAACTACCGACAGAATTACAAGCTCTAGTTAAATCTGTTaagagaaaaacgcaaaatatGTCACAATCTATAAAATGATAGAACATTTCTTTTgcattattgtaattaataaagtaatctTATTTGAAAATTAGTTTTCTATGACATTTAATTAAGACAATGCATTCAAGAGCTGTGAATCGAGATCTgtttagataaataaaaacggtaataattttatcacgcgtctataaaaataaacgagaaattaaaaattggatGAGAAATTCGTCATTCCCAGGTTTTTGACGAAGTCATCGATCTTTCTAATCTAACTCTCTCGTTGTATTTGCAATGATGATGGCGCCTCGAAGCGCGTGGTCCCGGATTTTTTCTGAACTAACAAAATCGATGCTATCGATCTTTCTAAATTAACTCCCTCGATATATTTGCGGTTACGGTAGCGCCGCGAAACGTGTGGTCCCGGATTTTTTCTGAACTGATGTCTCCTAATCGGTCTTTATTTACGAACCATTGTAAGTCGTTGTAAGTCAAATATATTTCCGCCTGTCCTTTCAATATTACTTGCAAATCGATATAACTATTTCATCGAGCAGTAAAGTAATTGTAGCTTAACAATGTACTTGATAAAGCTCTGACACGTCTGTCAGGTATATTCACTCATTTCATTGACGAATTTAATTACCTAGTTATTACGTATTTGAGGTGAATCCATTCGCCATGCTATTCTTAAACTATActagaacaaaattaatattcatcaGAGACGTTACCTGTCACTTGACTGAGAAAATACGATAAACCtatgctaaattaaaaaaaaaaaaacgtttatttgCATTTGTTGTAAGTATAATTTGCATTTCATTGTAATATGATATTGACCtgcttgaaattaattattaaaaagtaaccTACACTCATTTGTACTTTTTAGTAGTGTAATTTTCATTTCATTATGCCATCGATCTGCCTAGAATTGATCAAGCAAGCCTTAACAACCGCATCTCCAACGCTGGGCAACGCACAATTGCTTGCACAAGACAACGTGTCTGGCTGACGTACACGCGCGGGCGAGCGAAACGAAACAAAACGCGGTTTTGACAGGCCCGGCTGGCGCAGAGAAAACGCACCTCCGTAATCCCTGGCGCGTGATccacattttataattaaatccgTGCCACCCCTGCTCGTGTCAAACACTAGTGACTCGCAACCCTGTCTGGAACACTGGACGCATCCTAATTGGAATGTCCACATGAAGCTGCTGAAATTCCTGCTCCGTTACTTCCCGCCAGGTAAACGGACGCTGTCTGGGTGCGTTAACCCTTTACTAGCAACCCATCCCGGCtactctgcttttttttttttttttttgcttatgcCCCAGGATCTAATGTATCAATTTCAAAGCACTTTTGTTTTAATCGACACACCAAACATTAAGGTAAAAGAATGGAGGCTATTTAAAagaggaataaataaaaaaaaagctttagaAAGTTCTAAATTTGAAAGTTGACCTGGGTTACAATGACCCAGTGTTTCATTTGATAGTTAATGACATTATTGGATCCTCTGTtcacttaaaaataaaaaaaaattaaatgtacttCAGAAAATGCTAATAATACATTTGATTTTCGACTCTTAGGTCTCGCTCTGGAGTACACACAAGGTGGTGATGTCAAGACGAAGATGATCGATTTACTGGATTTATCCGCCGAGTAATTAAATCaacctttttatttatttattaacaactTAGCTGGTTATTTGTTATTTCGTacctttactttatttattttgacgAGGCTGTAATATTGCTTAACGCGAGATCGTCAGAATAAAGCAAACAATTTCAAGAATTAAACAATTTGTCTTGTAGGACGAACGTGAGAACATTAGCGGAGAGCATAAAAGCGGCCGAGCCGATAATAACCGAGGGTGTAATGGACCAGCTGGTGGAAACTCTACAGAAGCTACAAGCAAAAGTTTGCGATACAAATACCAAGCGCTATTACAAATACAAAAGCTTGCAGACGCATCTTCTGCCGGTCACTAATATAGCGTTCGATAAATTAGGTAAAAGGTACTCCACATTAAAGCTGTCGCTTAACTATTGAATGACGAAGCTTGCGAGATTCGTAGGATTTTTGAAGTAAGTTTCATGCTATTTAAGCTGTACATACGATGAAGTTTCTAGTcgatgagagagaaaaagtgtaaagagttaaaaaaagattattagtagacacattttttttcggcgCTATGGCCCACAATTTATTACACCTTCCGTTCGATCCTCAGATGCCTGACCGGAAGCTACGACCGAACTTGTAAAGTTTGGGACATTGACAGTGGAGCGGAGCTTCTTACTCTCGAAGGCCATAAGAACGTGGTCTACGCCGTCTCGTTCAACAACCCGATTGCGTGAGTTGGTAACGATAATTCCGATCATGCCTCGATTCGGGATTGAAAACTTGATGCACCGAGAAGAACTTACGCGGCTTATGGTGGTCGAAATCACCTTAAGTTCGCCTGGACTAAGCACCGATTAATTGaactggaaattaaatttaataatagaagATCTAAAAGGGATTTTTTAAagttagaattattaaaaatttattttttttaatatttataattaatctttttaaatgtctggcgtattaatgaaaaaaaaagtttgaaaccGGTACATTAAATTCTAAGAtatcaattttgttttttttttttagagaccAGATTGTGACCGGGTCCTTCGACAAAACGGCGAGAGTCTGGTGCTCGCAGACGGGTCACTGCCTCGCGACTATGTGGGGTCATGACGCCGAGGTGGTGGTGGTTAAATTCTCACCAGCGCGATGCAAGCTCGCGACGGGTTCCATCGACGCGACGTCCAAAATATTCCATGTAGAAACCGGTATTGAAAATATTCCCACTGTTGTCTCACATAATAGACGATTCGGCCAGCCCGCCGATCGATCGTGCGCTGTCGAATCCGCCTCACGATGCACGGTTTCGTACAAACAACACGCGGAAGCAATCGACGTATTCTTGTACGCGTGTCGCTGCATCCGATTATTAC is a window from the Cardiocondyla obscurior isolate alpha-2009 linkage group LG01, Cobs3.1, whole genome shotgun sequence genome containing:
- the LOC139104828 gene encoding dynein assembly factor with WD repeat domains 1; this encodes MKLLKFLLRYFPPGLALEYTQGGDVKTKMIDLLDLSAETNVRTLAESIKAAEPIITEGVMDQLVETLQKLQAKVCDTNTKRYYKYKSLQTHLLPVTNIAFDKLGKRCLTGSYDRTCKVWDIDSGAELLTLEGHKNVVYAVSFNNPIADQIVTGSFDKTARVWCSQTGHCLATMWGHDAEVVVVKFSPARCKLATGSIDATSKIFHVETGQELGTLRGHTAEVIALHYNDDGNQIISGSFDGTVNIWDTRTFALTSSLTGHRAELSNCLYNYDCSLIASSSMDKTAKVWDTRTSSCLTTLSGHDDEVLDLAFDNNGKRLATASGDATARIWDITSNFQQLALMAGHREEVSKVCFSPNGHQLLTASLDRTARLWSANDGSCLQQLKGHTDDVFACAFSYTGDTVITASKDNTCTIWR